Proteins from one Nevskiales bacterium genomic window:
- a CDS encoding GH92 family glycosyl hydrolase, with translation MTKKAIAAVAIAMLAACGGSSDDDADGGGGNSQVNRAPLASAGPAQTVEPGAAVMLDGRGSTDPDGDALSYAWAQTAGPAVTLNNADQAQAGFTAPSVTEQSVLQFRLRVTDARGASAEATTAVTVRAPAAVNRPPVAHAGADQAVEEGEAVRLDGSASSDPDGDALSYQWSQVSGPTVTLSNADSATPDFTAPAVEADTPLVLRLVVRDSAGAEAQDEVTVRVQALVEGLSDFVEPRIGSYPPGFTNPGPVLPFGMVAVGPDTEGPLNYGGYSVQNALITGFSHVHMSAGVFKAGQFPVLPFTGTLTPPDPASFDPGSYGYPGTLPPYATPYERASEVAEAGYYSALLLRYGVLAELTATERVALHRYTYQDPSQPPRLLLDISRMNAGYRPAAVTLHDDGTLTGRVRINDAGGFDLYFAARLDRPFSAQTFDGRPLVAGQELTGDALGVILDFEAPQGVALFKLALSYTDEAGALNNLQAELPGWDFAATRQQARVKWDRALARILVEGGTDAEKTSFYTALYRLHHFPNLHSDVDGRYRGPDREIHQDTRPHYSQFSSWDSYRGQNQLQAEIFPDIYHDMVRSLLDFHRQAGHLPRWQQGPRDAAHMSGDPIIPFIGEAWCRGQLDEALRAELWPALSNLVTRRDPQLTALGYLAVPRPSSPLEVIEGGPGRAGTTLEYGIADFALALMAQAAAPGESATLAERSLYYRKLLDPDTRWIRPRHDDGSWLEFFYPELGYGFQEGTSWQYSWLAMHDLAGLYERMGGDGTVNQRLDLFFNFPASQVPLAWPTIQNQITVFGVAYYGNQFAPGNEHDLQAPYLYHYAGAPWKSQAVARAAASIYTPTPLGLPGNDDLGALSGWLLWTLMGLYPMNPGTPLYVIGSPHFEKVTLKRPGGDLVIEAPGASMLNRFVTAAALDGAALDRSWLILPRGATRLQLTTSALPDTNWGAAPAARPPSLSTHPLSAFGCATQ, from the coding sequence ATGACGAAGAAAGCGATTGCGGCGGTCGCCATCGCCATGCTCGCCGCCTGCGGCGGGTCCTCGGATGACGACGCGGATGGCGGGGGCGGCAACAGCCAGGTGAACCGCGCGCCGCTGGCCAGCGCCGGCCCGGCGCAGACCGTAGAGCCGGGCGCAGCGGTCATGCTCGACGGCCGCGGCAGCACGGACCCCGACGGCGATGCGCTGAGCTATGCCTGGGCCCAGACCGCCGGCCCGGCGGTGACACTGAACAATGCAGATCAAGCCCAGGCCGGCTTCACCGCGCCCTCGGTGACCGAGCAGAGCGTGCTGCAGTTCCGCCTGCGCGTCACCGACGCGCGCGGCGCATCCGCCGAGGCGACCACGGCCGTGACCGTGCGCGCACCGGCGGCCGTGAACCGCCCGCCGGTGGCCCATGCCGGCGCGGACCAGGCGGTGGAGGAGGGCGAGGCCGTGCGCCTCGACGGCAGCGCCAGTTCGGATCCCGACGGCGATGCGCTCAGCTACCAGTGGAGCCAGGTGTCCGGGCCCACGGTCACGCTCAGCAACGCCGACAGCGCCACGCCGGATTTCACCGCACCGGCGGTGGAGGCCGACACGCCGCTGGTGCTGCGCCTGGTGGTGCGCGATTCCGCGGGCGCCGAGGCGCAGGACGAGGTGACGGTGCGGGTGCAGGCGCTGGTCGAAGGCCTGAGCGATTTCGTCGAGCCGCGCATCGGCAGCTACCCGCCGGGCTTCACCAATCCGGGGCCGGTGCTGCCCTTCGGCATGGTCGCGGTCGGCCCCGACACCGAAGGCCCGCTCAACTACGGCGGTTACAGCGTGCAGAACGCGCTCATCACCGGTTTCAGCCACGTACACATGTCGGCCGGCGTGTTCAAGGCCGGCCAGTTCCCGGTGCTGCCCTTCACCGGCACGCTCACGCCACCCGATCCTGCGAGTTTCGATCCCGGCAGCTACGGCTATCCCGGCACGCTGCCGCCCTATGCCACGCCCTATGAGCGCGCCAGCGAGGTGGCCGAGGCCGGCTACTATTCGGCCCTGTTGCTGCGCTACGGCGTGCTCGCGGAGCTGACCGCCACCGAGCGTGTCGCGCTGCACCGCTACACCTACCAGGACCCCTCGCAGCCGCCGCGGCTGCTCCTGGACATCAGCCGCATGAACGCTGGCTACCGGCCGGCGGCGGTGACGCTGCATGACGACGGCACGCTCACCGGCCGCGTGCGCATCAACGACGCCGGCGGCTTCGACCTGTATTTCGCCGCGCGCCTGGACCGGCCCTTCAGCGCGCAGACCTTCGACGGCAGGCCGCTGGTCGCGGGCCAGGAACTCACCGGCGATGCGCTCGGCGTGATTCTCGATTTCGAGGCGCCGCAGGGCGTGGCGCTGTTCAAGCTGGCGCTGTCCTACACGGACGAGGCCGGCGCGCTGAACAACTTGCAGGCCGAGCTGCCGGGCTGGGATTTCGCGGCCACGCGACAGCAGGCGCGTGTGAAATGGGATCGCGCGCTGGCGCGGATCCTCGTCGAAGGCGGCACGGACGCGGAGAAAACCTCGTTCTATACCGCCCTCTACCGCCTGCACCACTTTCCCAACCTGCACAGCGACGTGGACGGTCGTTACCGCGGCCCGGACCGCGAGATCCACCAGGACACGCGCCCGCATTACAGCCAGTTCTCGTCCTGGGACAGCTACCGCGGCCAGAACCAGCTGCAGGCGGAGATCTTCCCCGACATCTACCACGACATGGTCCGCTCGCTGCTGGATTTCCACCGCCAGGCCGGCCATTTGCCGCGCTGGCAGCAGGGGCCGAGGGACGCCGCGCACATGTCGGGCGATCCGATCATTCCCTTCATCGGCGAGGCCTGGTGTCGCGGCCAGCTGGACGAGGCCCTGCGCGCCGAGCTGTGGCCGGCGCTCAGCAACCTCGTCACGCGCCGTGATCCGCAGCTCACTGCGCTGGGTTATCTCGCGGTGCCGCGCCCGTCCTCACCGCTCGAGGTGATCGAAGGCGGGCCGGGCCGCGCCGGCACCACGCTGGAATACGGCATCGCCGACTTCGCGCTGGCGCTGATGGCGCAGGCCGCCGCGCCGGGCGAGTCGGCCACTCTCGCGGAACGCTCGCTCTACTACCGCAAGCTGCTCGACCCGGACACGCGATGGATCCGCCCGCGCCACGACGATGGCAGCTGGCTGGAGTTCTTCTATCCGGAGCTGGGCTACGGCTTCCAGGAAGGCACGAGCTGGCAGTATTCCTGGCTGGCGATGCACGACCTCGCCGGGCTGTATGAGCGCATGGGTGGCGACGGCACGGTCAACCAGCGGCTGGATCTGTTCTTCAACTTCCCGGCGAGTCAGGTGCCGCTGGCCTGGCCCACGATCCAGAACCAGATCACCGTGTTCGGCGTGGCCTATTACGGCAACCAGTTCGCGCCCGGCAACGAGCACGACCTGCAGGCGCCCTATCTGTACCACTACGCCGGTGCGCCGTGGAAGTCGCAGGCTGTGGCGCGCGCCGCGGCCTCGATCTACACGCCGACGCCGCTCGGCCTGCCGGGCAACGACGACCTCGGGGCGCTGTCCGGCTGGCTGCTGTGGACCCTGATGGGGCTGTACCCGATGAACCCGGGCACACCTTTATATGTGATCGGCAGCCCGCATTTCGAGAAGGTGACGCTCAAGCGCCCCGGCGGCGATCTCGTCATCGAGGCGCCGGGCGCTTCCATGCTCAATCGCTTCGTCACCGCCGCCGCGCTCGATGGCGCCGCGCTGGACCGCAGCTGGCTGATTCTGCCGCGCGGCGCGACCCGCCTGCAGCTGACGACGAGCGCGCTGCCCGACACGAACTGGGGCGCGGCGCCGGCCGCACGGCCGCCGTCCCTGTCCACACATCCCTTGAGTGCATTCGGATGCGCAACGCAATGA